In Archangium violaceum, the following are encoded in one genomic region:
- the fabD gene encoding ACP S-malonyltransferase, protein MSKIAFVFPGQGSQAVGMGKDLYEKFPEARAVFEAADEALGEKFSQMLFEGPESALKLTANTQPAILTVSVAAHAVFSKRGPAPAFVAGHSLGEYSALVAAGSLQLADAVRAVRARGTFMQEAVPEGVGAMAAILGLLPDKVKAACDEAAQGQVVSPANYNSPEQTVIAGHAQAVERAGAKCKELGAKRVMPLPVSAPFHCALMDPVKPRLGEVLAKVKVSAPSVPVVTNVEARPNADAARVVPLLLEQVSSPVRWIECIEALKAEGVTRIIELGPGKVLSGLTKRITKDVESFNVEDAASLEKALAALGA, encoded by the coding sequence ATGTCGAAGATCGCGTTCGTCTTCCCCGGACAGGGCAGCCAGGCTGTCGGCATGGGGAAGGACCTGTACGAGAAGTTCCCCGAGGCGCGGGCCGTCTTCGAGGCGGCCGACGAGGCGCTGGGTGAGAAGTTCTCCCAGATGCTGTTCGAGGGCCCCGAGTCGGCGCTCAAGCTGACGGCCAACACGCAGCCAGCCATCCTCACGGTGTCGGTGGCGGCGCACGCCGTCTTCTCCAAGCGCGGGCCGGCGCCGGCCTTCGTGGCGGGGCACTCGCTGGGCGAGTACTCGGCGCTGGTGGCGGCGGGCTCGCTGCAGCTGGCGGACGCGGTGCGGGCGGTGCGTGCCCGTGGCACCTTCATGCAGGAGGCGGTCCCCGAGGGCGTGGGCGCCATGGCGGCCATCCTCGGCCTGCTGCCGGACAAGGTGAAGGCGGCCTGTGATGAGGCGGCGCAGGGGCAGGTGGTGTCCCCCGCCAACTACAACTCGCCGGAGCAGACGGTCATCGCCGGCCACGCCCAGGCGGTGGAGCGGGCCGGGGCGAAGTGCAAGGAGCTGGGCGCCAAGCGCGTCATGCCCCTGCCCGTGTCCGCCCCCTTCCACTGCGCGCTGATGGATCCGGTGAAGCCCCGCCTGGGCGAGGTGCTGGCGAAGGTGAAGGTGTCCGCCCCGTCCGTCCCCGTGGTGACGAACGTGGAGGCCAGGCCCAACGCCGACGCCGCCCGCGTGGTGCCGCTGCTGCTCGAGCAGGTCAGCTCCCCGGTGCGGTGGATCGAGTGCATCGAGGCGCTCAAGGCCGAGGGCGTGACGCGCATCATCGAGCTGGGCCCCGGCAAGGTGCTGAGCGGGCTCACCAAGCGCATCACCAAGGACGTCGAGTCGTTCAACGTGGAAGACGCCGCCAGCCTGGAGAAGGCTCTCGCGGCACTGGGGGCCTGA
- a CDS encoding YceD family protein, translating to MLVKIEEIRDEGLKINDRMSLELLEAALEGSGFRATEPLAFSANFRKVSGGVLLEGKFTERVVAECKRCLTESKLELPVSFTLNLVPESLARGTDVLDEDEVEEKERNQGETGGSFAIDDADEEVFDGKVIDLDPIIREQALLALPMSAVCREDCQGLCTQCGQNLNEKQCGCDTKFVDPRLAVLKNIKLQKS from the coding sequence ATGCTCGTAAAGATTGAAGAAATTCGCGACGAAGGGCTCAAGATCAATGATCGGATGAGCCTGGAGCTGCTCGAGGCCGCGCTCGAGGGCTCTGGCTTCCGGGCCACCGAGCCCCTGGCCTTCTCGGCGAACTTCCGCAAGGTGAGTGGCGGCGTGCTGCTCGAGGGCAAGTTCACCGAGCGCGTGGTGGCGGAGTGCAAGCGCTGCCTCACGGAGTCGAAGCTGGAGCTGCCGGTGAGCTTCACCCTCAACCTCGTGCCCGAGTCGCTCGCCCGTGGCACGGACGTGTTGGACGAGGACGAGGTGGAGGAGAAGGAGCGGAACCAGGGAGAGACCGGCGGCTCGTTCGCCATCGATGACGCGGACGAGGAGGTGTTCGACGGCAAGGTGATCGATCTGGATCCCATCATCCGGGAGCAGGCGCTGCTGGCCCTGCCGATGAGCGCCGTGTGCCGCGAGGACTGTCAGGGGCTGTGCACGCAGTGCGGCCAGAACCTCAACGAGAAGCAGTGCGGTTGCGACACGAAGTTCGTGGATCCCCGACTCGCGGTGCTCAAGAACATCAAGCTCCAGAAGAGCTGA
- the rpmF gene encoding 50S ribosomal protein L32, whose translation MGVPKKRTSKMRRDRRRAANNNLRSAVQVIQCANCKEPVLPHRACAACGFYKGRETVPGAQA comes from the coding sequence GTGGGTGTTCCCAAGAAGCGTACTTCCAAGATGCGTCGTGACCGCCGCCGTGCGGCCAACAACAACCTGCGCAGCGCCGTGCAGGTGATCCAGTGCGCCAACTGCAAGGAGCCGGTGCTTCCGCACCGCGCCTGTGCGGCGTGCGGCTTCTACAAGGGCCGCGAGACGGTGCCCGGCGCCCAGGCCTGA
- a CDS encoding mechanosensitive ion channel family protein yields MDALIEQLKSLALTQAVPFLIKVVGGLVLWFVGRTLINGFRRVLNLGLQKRQLDATLIRYIESLFTGSLTILLLIAILGLMGVETTSFAALLAAAGIAIGTAWSGLLSNFAAGVFLLVLRPFRVGDEISAGGVTGLVQEIGLFATTLDTPDNLRISVGNSRLFGDNIINFTHHPHRQVTIKVPLQHGGDVFGLMNALKERISVVPDVLQQPAPSVGVAEFTALGPVLAVQVWAKPSLAGAASGAVALAVEEILLSAGYAVPAQTAQQLVSKAS; encoded by the coding sequence ATGGATGCCCTCATCGAACAGTTGAAGTCGTTGGCTCTCACGCAGGCCGTGCCCTTCCTCATCAAGGTAGTCGGTGGGCTGGTGCTGTGGTTCGTGGGCCGTACCCTCATCAACGGCTTCCGGCGCGTGCTGAACCTCGGCCTGCAGAAGCGCCAGCTGGATGCCACGCTCATCCGCTACATCGAGTCGCTCTTCACCGGCTCCCTGACGATCCTCCTGCTGATCGCCATCCTGGGCCTGATGGGGGTGGAGACGACCTCGTTCGCCGCGCTGCTGGCGGCGGCGGGCATCGCCATCGGCACGGCCTGGTCCGGCCTGCTGTCCAACTTCGCCGCGGGCGTCTTCCTGCTCGTGCTGCGCCCCTTCCGGGTGGGCGATGAGATCTCCGCGGGCGGCGTCACCGGCCTGGTGCAGGAGATCGGCCTGTTCGCCACGACCCTCGACACCCCCGACAACCTGCGCATCTCCGTGGGCAACAGCCGGCTGTTCGGCGACAACATCATCAACTTCACCCATCACCCCCACCGTCAGGTCACGATCAAGGTGCCGCTGCAGCACGGCGGTGACGTGTTCGGACTGATGAATGCCCTGAAGGAGCGCATCTCGGTGGTGCCCGACGTGCTGCAGCAGCCCGCCCCCTCCGTCGGAGTGGCGGAGTTCACCGCGCTCGGGCCCGTGCTGGCGGTCCAGGTGTGGGCCAAGCCTTCCCTGGCGGGAGCGGCGTCGGGCGCCGTGGCCCTCGCCGTCGAGGAGATCCTCCTGTCCGCCGGCTACGCCGTCCCCGCGCAGACCGCCCAACAGCTCGTCTCCAAGGCCAGCTGA
- a CDS encoding sensor histidine kinase, translating into MPPRLFLLPLLLPALAALILFLLLGWRMDAVYVSLATLTASALTLVASRDALKRQILTLARQVRTRAEGSPSPGSSEDENDRLEEVANLKGAIDSLHHQLSVRNAGLDQEARILTAVLDGMAEGLWVTDAEGTVVRHNDALRGMLQTAGHIVGQRPLALLRNDVLNEAVTRACREGASTRLELALEGLFPRTLAIRVTPLGKDLPGSAAVFHDVTELRHLEKVRKDFVANVSHELRTPITAIRGYAETLQGGALKDPNVAPKMVDIIHRQSERLSELVEDLLELSRLESREVTLKVTDVPLAVAASRAAEVVRPKAQGKNITLELNVPQGLVGRGDERGLEQVLLNLLDNAVKYTPEGGRVFVTASQEDGRCVVHVRDTGVGIEPKHLARIFERFYRVDKGRSRDMGGTGLGLSIVKHLLSAMGGEVKVESQPNEGSTFTIFLPVSVPTATAAG; encoded by the coding sequence ATGCCCCCGCGCCTCTTCCTGCTTCCCCTCCTCCTGCCCGCCCTGGCGGCGCTCATCCTCTTCCTGCTGCTGGGCTGGAGGATGGACGCCGTCTACGTGTCGCTCGCCACCCTCACCGCCTCCGCGCTGACGCTGGTGGCCAGCCGGGACGCGCTCAAGCGGCAGATCCTCACCCTGGCCCGCCAGGTCCGCACCCGCGCCGAGGGCTCCCCCTCCCCGGGTAGCAGCGAGGACGAGAACGACCGGCTCGAGGAGGTAGCGAACCTGAAGGGCGCCATCGACTCGCTCCACCACCAGCTCTCCGTGCGCAACGCCGGGCTCGACCAGGAGGCCCGCATCCTCACCGCCGTGCTGGACGGCATGGCCGAGGGCCTCTGGGTGACAGACGCCGAGGGCACCGTGGTGCGCCACAACGACGCCCTGCGCGGCATGCTCCAGACGGCCGGGCACATCGTCGGCCAGCGTCCCCTCGCGCTGCTGCGCAACGACGTGCTCAACGAGGCCGTCACCCGCGCCTGCCGCGAGGGGGCCTCCACCCGCCTCGAGCTGGCACTGGAGGGCCTCTTCCCCCGCACGCTCGCCATCCGGGTGACCCCGCTGGGGAAGGACCTGCCCGGCAGCGCCGCCGTCTTCCACGACGTCACCGAGCTGCGCCACCTGGAGAAGGTGCGCAAGGACTTCGTCGCCAACGTCTCCCACGAGCTGCGCACCCCCATCACCGCCATCCGTGGCTACGCCGAGACGCTCCAGGGCGGCGCCCTGAAGGACCCCAACGTGGCGCCCAAGATGGTGGACATCATCCACCGCCAGTCCGAGCGCCTCTCGGAGCTCGTCGAGGACCTGCTGGAGCTGTCCCGGCTGGAGTCCCGCGAGGTGACGCTGAAGGTGACGGACGTGCCGCTGGCGGTGGCCGCCTCCCGGGCGGCCGAGGTGGTCCGGCCCAAGGCGCAGGGCAAGAACATTACGCTCGAACTGAACGTCCCCCAGGGGCTGGTGGGGCGAGGAGACGAGCGAGGGCTGGAGCAGGTGCTGCTCAACCTGCTGGACAACGCGGTGAAGTACACGCCCGAGGGGGGCCGGGTGTTCGTGACGGCCAGCCAGGAGGACGGGCGGTGCGTGGTGCACGTCCGGGACACCGGGGTGGGCATCGAGCCCAAGCACCTGGCCCGCATCTTCGAGCGCTTCTACCGGGTAGACAAGGGACGCAGCCGGGACATGGGGGGTACGGGCCTGGGCCTGTCCATCGTCAAGCACCTGCTGAGCGCCATGGGGGGCGAGGTGAAGGTCGAGAGCCAGCCGAACGAGGGCTCTACCTTCACGATTTTCCTTCCAGTGTCTGTGCCCACGGCGACGGCGGCGGGTTAG
- a CDS encoding glycoside hydrolase family 15 protein, producing the protein MDLYSAAKRMTRPFRFSNPASHREVSLASRGLIGDGITCALVRPDGVIDWLCFPRFDSPSVFAGLLDEVRGGFTGILPATWPFESLQRYDPDTNVLETLFRVERQGVVRLIDYMPWTNDPRSTIHEVHRRIECVEGSLELNIIFDPRFRYGESETRVTREEHGLVAHGARGERMVAVLSGEVQWEPYGASGLRTRIRLDTGERRWMVLGWDAERPAPIAAYRPFEQLRATRQAWREWSRQFRYEGPWRDNVLRSALALKLLMYAPTGAMVAAPTTSLPEWIGGPRNWDYRFSWVRDAAMAVRATNLIGYPNESREFFYFVRDTLKHGDPLQVMYSLDGGPVPEERILSHLVGFQGSTPVRIGNAARDQLQFDTAGALLDAAYLYERFGGRLPLRTWRLLKAVILTTARRWREPDHGIWEPRREMRHNVHSKLMCWLALHRGRHLARLFAEPDLLKACTREAELIRSDILRHGVDPSGKHFVGAYGSNEPDAALLLLPIVGCFEARDPLVQGTIDWLREELKAGPFLRRYRTDDGLTGPEGAFLLCGFWLAEALALANRLEEAEKVFVVHAEAANHLGLLAEEVHPLTREQLGNFPQAFSHLGLINAAARIDLALRMRDEGQSAPPYLVDP; encoded by the coding sequence ATGGACCTCTACAGCGCCGCCAAGCGGATGACCCGGCCGTTCCGATTCTCGAATCCGGCCTCCCACCGGGAGGTGTCCCTGGCCAGCCGGGGGCTGATTGGCGATGGGATTACCTGCGCCCTGGTCCGCCCCGATGGCGTCATCGACTGGCTCTGCTTTCCCCGCTTCGACAGCCCGAGCGTCTTCGCGGGCCTCCTCGATGAGGTGAGGGGGGGCTTCACGGGAATCCTCCCGGCCACCTGGCCCTTCGAGAGCCTGCAGCGGTACGACCCGGACACCAACGTCCTGGAGACGCTCTTCCGGGTCGAGCGCCAGGGCGTCGTCCGGCTCATCGATTACATGCCCTGGACGAATGATCCGCGCTCCACCATCCACGAGGTGCACCGGCGCATCGAGTGCGTCGAGGGCTCGCTGGAGCTGAACATCATCTTCGACCCGCGGTTCAGGTACGGGGAGTCGGAGACGCGAGTGACGCGCGAGGAGCATGGGCTGGTCGCGCATGGGGCGCGCGGCGAGCGGATGGTCGCGGTCCTCAGTGGCGAGGTCCAGTGGGAGCCCTATGGCGCGTCGGGCCTGCGCACGCGCATCCGGCTCGACACGGGGGAGCGGCGCTGGATGGTGCTGGGCTGGGACGCGGAGCGGCCAGCGCCCATCGCCGCGTACCGTCCCTTCGAGCAGCTCCGGGCCACGCGTCAGGCCTGGCGCGAGTGGTCCCGGCAGTTCCGGTACGAGGGGCCCTGGCGGGACAATGTCCTGCGCTCGGCGCTGGCGCTGAAGCTGCTGATGTACGCGCCCACCGGTGCCATGGTGGCCGCCCCCACCACCTCGCTCCCCGAGTGGATCGGCGGGCCACGCAACTGGGACTACCGCTTCAGCTGGGTCCGCGACGCGGCCATGGCCGTGCGCGCCACCAACCTGATCGGCTACCCGAACGAATCACGGGAGTTCTTCTACTTCGTGCGCGACACGTTGAAGCACGGCGACCCCCTCCAGGTGATGTACTCGCTGGATGGGGGCCCCGTGCCAGAGGAGCGGATCCTCTCGCACCTGGTCGGCTTCCAGGGCTCGACTCCGGTGCGGATCGGCAACGCCGCGCGCGATCAGCTCCAGTTCGACACCGCTGGCGCGCTGCTCGACGCCGCCTACCTCTACGAGCGATTCGGTGGCCGGCTGCCACTGCGCACCTGGAGGCTCCTGAAGGCGGTCATCCTGACGACCGCCCGCCGCTGGCGCGAGCCGGATCACGGCATCTGGGAGCCGCGCCGGGAGATGCGCCACAACGTGCACTCCAAGCTCATGTGCTGGCTGGCGCTGCATCGCGGCCGGCACCTGGCCCGGCTCTTCGCCGAGCCGGACCTCCTGAAGGCCTGTACCCGCGAGGCGGAGCTCATCCGGAGCGACATCCTCCGCCATGGCGTGGACCCCTCGGGGAAGCACTTCGTGGGCGCCTACGGGAGCAACGAGCCGGATGCCGCGTTGCTGCTGCTGCCCATCGTGGGGTGCTTCGAGGCGAGAGATCCGCTCGTCCAGGGGACCATCGACTGGCTGCGCGAGGAGCTGAAGGCTGGCCCGTTCCTCCGCCGCTACCGGACGGACGATGGCTTGACGGGGCCGGAGGGGGCCTTCCTGCTGTGTGGCTTCTGGCTCGCCGAGGCGCTGGCGCTGGCCAACCGCCTCGAGGAGGCCGAGAAGGTCTTCGTGGTGCACGCCGAGGCCGCCAACCACCTCGGGTTGCTCGCCGAGGAGGTGCATCCGCTCACGCGCGAGCAGCTGGGCAACTTCCCCCAGGCCTTCAGCCACCTGGGGCTCATCAACGCCGCGGCGCGCATCGACCTGGCGCTCCGGATGCGGGACGAGGGCCAGAGCGCGCCCCCCTATCTGGTCGACCCCTGA
- a CDS encoding response regulator: MARILIIEDEQDLAGLVEYNLRAAGFEAEAAGTGASGLAKARAHVPDLVLLDLMLPDLAGSEVLRLLKSDSELRKVPVIIVSAKGQESDRIQGLEQGADDYVVKPFSVRELMLRVRAVLRRADVEEGPSAQLSAGEIQLDTSRHQVRVKGQEVVLTALEFRLLRTLLERGDRVQTREVLLSDVWGIQAEIHTRTVDTHIKRLREKLGPAGDIIETVRGVGYKLSPP, from the coding sequence ATGGCGCGCATCCTGATCATCGAGGACGAGCAGGACCTGGCGGGACTGGTGGAGTACAACCTCCGGGCCGCGGGATTCGAGGCGGAGGCAGCGGGCACCGGAGCGAGTGGTCTCGCGAAGGCCCGCGCCCATGTGCCTGACCTCGTCCTGTTGGACCTGATGCTGCCGGACCTGGCGGGCAGCGAGGTGCTGCGCCTGCTCAAGAGCGACTCCGAGCTGCGCAAGGTGCCGGTCATCATCGTCAGCGCCAAGGGCCAGGAGTCCGACCGCATCCAGGGCCTGGAGCAGGGCGCGGACGACTACGTGGTGAAGCCCTTCTCCGTCCGCGAGCTGATGCTGCGGGTCCGGGCGGTGCTGCGGCGCGCGGACGTCGAGGAGGGGCCCTCGGCCCAGCTGTCCGCCGGGGAGATCCAGCTCGACACCTCGCGCCACCAGGTGCGGGTGAAGGGCCAGGAGGTGGTCCTCACCGCGCTGGAGTTCCGCCTGCTGCGCACCCTGCTGGAGCGCGGCGATCGCGTGCAGACGCGCGAGGTGCTCCTCTCCGACGTCTGGGGCATCCAGGCGGAGATCCACACCCGCACGGTGGACACGCACATCAAGCGCCTGCGCGAGAAGCTCGGCCCCGCGGGCGACATCATCGAGACGGTCCGCGGCGTGGGCTACAAGCTCAGCCCTCCCTGA
- the fabG gene encoding 3-oxoacyl-[acyl-carrier-protein] reductase yields the protein MSAFKDKVVLVTGGSRGIGRSIAVAFAKQGATVVISYAGNEAAAQETLGLIQAAGAKGESVRFDVADTAACASTVEGIVKTHGRLDVLVNNAGVAVDGLVMRVKDEDWDKQLDTNLKGAFALIRAASRPMMKQRGGAIINLTSVVGEMGNGGQAAYSASKAGLIGLTKSVARELASRNIRVNAVSPGFIGTDMTSHLEGETREKMLAAIPLGRLGSPEDVANAVLFLASDTAAYITGEVLKVNGGMYM from the coding sequence ATGAGCGCGTTCAAGGACAAGGTGGTGTTGGTGACGGGTGGCTCGCGGGGGATCGGCCGCTCCATCGCCGTGGCGTTCGCGAAGCAGGGGGCCACCGTGGTCATCAGCTACGCGGGCAACGAGGCCGCGGCGCAGGAGACGCTGGGCCTCATCCAGGCGGCCGGGGCCAAGGGCGAGTCGGTGCGCTTCGACGTGGCGGACACCGCCGCGTGCGCCAGCACGGTGGAGGGCATCGTCAAGACGCACGGCCGGCTGGACGTGCTCGTCAACAACGCCGGCGTGGCCGTGGACGGCCTGGTCATGCGGGTGAAGGACGAGGACTGGGACAAGCAGCTGGACACCAACCTCAAGGGGGCCTTCGCCCTCATCCGAGCGGCCAGCCGCCCGATGATGAAGCAGAGGGGCGGGGCCATCATCAACCTGACCTCCGTGGTCGGCGAGATGGGCAATGGCGGACAGGCGGCCTACTCGGCATCCAAAGCGGGTCTCATTGGACTCACCAAGTCCGTGGCCCGGGAGCTGGCCAGCCGCAACATCCGGGTCAACGCCGTCTCCCCGGGCTTCATCGGCACGGACATGACGTCCCACCTGGAGGGGGAGACGCGGGAGAAGATGCTGGCCGCCATCCCCCTGGGCCGGCTGGGGTCCCCCGAGGACGTGGCCAACGCCGTCCTCTTCCTGGCCAGCGACACCGCCGCCTACATCACCGGAGAGGTTCTGAAGGTGAATGGCGGCATGTACATGTAG
- a CDS encoding beta-ketoacyl-ACP synthase III codes for MARTQIIGTGSYAPEKVLTNADLEKLVDTTDEWITERTGIRKRRVAAPGETTSDMAVHAARRALEMAGVRPEELGLIVVGTVTPDMPMPSCAAVVQAKLGAKNAFAFDVSAACSGSLYALSVADQFIRTGQVKRALVIGAEMLSRTVNWEDRNTCVLFGDAAGAMVIAPTEDEARGLLSTHLYTDGSFAEILCIPGGGTSKPACEEVLKEKLHTLHMNGREVFKFAVRALADSTVTALKSNGMHARDVDHVISHQANIRILEAVLQRLELPVEKCWLNLHEYGNTSSASLPMTLDEANRAGRLKKGDVVAMMAIGAGMTWGSAVMRW; via the coding sequence TTGGCACGCACGCAGATCATCGGAACCGGCTCGTACGCACCGGAGAAGGTCCTGACCAACGCCGACCTCGAAAAGCTCGTCGACACCACGGACGAGTGGATCACCGAGCGCACGGGCATCCGCAAGCGCCGGGTTGCCGCGCCGGGCGAGACCACCAGCGACATGGCCGTGCATGCGGCCAGGCGTGCGCTGGAGATGGCGGGCGTGCGTCCGGAGGAACTGGGGCTCATCGTGGTGGGCACCGTCACACCAGACATGCCCATGCCGTCGTGCGCCGCGGTGGTGCAGGCGAAGCTGGGCGCGAAGAACGCATTCGCCTTCGACGTGTCGGCGGCGTGCTCCGGCTCGCTCTATGCCCTCAGCGTGGCGGACCAGTTCATCCGCACCGGGCAGGTGAAGCGCGCGCTGGTGATTGGCGCCGAGATGCTCAGCCGCACCGTGAACTGGGAGGATCGCAACACCTGCGTGCTCTTCGGGGACGCGGCGGGCGCCATGGTGATCGCCCCCACCGAGGACGAGGCGCGCGGGCTGCTCTCCACGCACCTCTATACGGACGGCTCCTTCGCGGAGATCCTCTGCATCCCGGGCGGCGGCACCAGCAAGCCCGCCTGCGAGGAGGTGCTGAAGGAGAAGCTGCACACGCTGCACATGAACGGCCGCGAGGTCTTCAAGTTCGCGGTGCGCGCGCTGGCGGACTCCACCGTCACGGCCCTCAAGTCCAATGGGATGCATGCCCGGGACGTGGATCACGTCATTTCCCATCAGGCCAACATCCGGATCCTCGAAGCCGTGCTACAGCGGCTGGAGCTGCCGGTGGAGAAGTGCTGGCTCAACCTGCACGAGTACGGCAATACGTCCTCGGCGTCGCTGCCCATGACGCTGGACGAGGCCAACCGGGCGGGTCGGCTGAAGAAGGGCGACGTGGTGGCGATGATGGCCATTGGCGCGGGGATGACGTGGGGCAGCGCGGTGATGCGCTGGTAG
- a CDS encoding metallophosphoesterase family protein, whose product MRVAILADIHGNLPACEAVLEDIARVAPDYVVAAGDLALRGAHPRETVELLFDRCDAVLMGNTDCYLAGHYLGGAYRERDHWKTELLQWTRDQLGEPWLKRLGAMPFSVRYSPRKGQDLFVCHANPRNLEDSLDPTLDENTIRRYFQNLDAAACAFGHLHFPYRRRVGRLLIADVASAGIPRDGDLRPAYGVFTFTPKGWRVQIRRVRYPVRKATQALTARRVPGGPLLIHKLVEARYRHHHALMEAARRHSGLPPPGPVLRPPPGSSAITHTPTIELPVVTPPLLKQAVGDEGHPPSTEDGPLPLSTVTDLDG is encoded by the coding sequence ATGCGGGTCGCCATCCTCGCCGACATTCACGGGAACCTCCCCGCCTGCGAGGCCGTCCTCGAGGACATCGCCCGCGTCGCGCCCGACTACGTCGTGGCCGCCGGAGACCTCGCCCTTCGCGGCGCGCACCCGCGCGAGACGGTGGAGCTGCTCTTCGATCGCTGTGACGCGGTCCTCATGGGCAACACCGACTGCTACCTCGCCGGTCACTACCTGGGCGGGGCCTACCGCGAGCGCGACCACTGGAAGACGGAGCTGCTCCAGTGGACGAGGGATCAGCTCGGGGAGCCGTGGCTCAAGCGCCTGGGGGCCATGCCCTTCTCGGTGCGCTACTCGCCGCGCAAGGGGCAGGACCTCTTCGTCTGCCACGCCAACCCGCGCAACCTCGAGGACTCGCTGGACCCCACGCTGGACGAGAACACCATCCGCCGCTACTTCCAGAACCTGGACGCGGCCGCGTGTGCCTTCGGCCACCTGCACTTCCCCTACCGCCGCCGCGTGGGCCGGCTCCTCATCGCGGACGTAGCCAGCGCCGGCATCCCCCGGGATGGAGATCTCCGCCCCGCCTACGGCGTCTTCACCTTCACGCCCAAGGGCTGGCGCGTGCAGATCCGCCGCGTGCGCTACCCGGTGCGCAAGGCCACCCAGGCCCTCACCGCGCGCCGCGTCCCCGGCGGACCCCTGCTCATCCACAAGCTCGTCGAGGCGCGCTACCGCCACCACCACGCACTGATGGAGGCGGCGCGCCGTCACTCGGGCCTGCCGCCCCCCGGCCCGGTGCTGCGCCCGCCCCCCGGCTCCTCCGCCATCACCCACACCCCCACCATCGAGCTGCCGGTGGTGACGCCTCCGCTCTTGAAGCAGGCGGTGGGCGATGAAGGCCACCCCCCGTCCACCGAGGACGGGCCCCTGCCCCTGTCCACCGTGACGGACCTGGACGGCTGA
- the plsX gene encoding phosphate acyltransferase PlsX has product MRLVLDAMGGDHAPEAPVQGALLFAREHPEHEVVLVGDLSRLREPLARAGGPPANVRLHPASEVVEMEDHALSAIRRKKDSSLRVGFELVRRGEADALVSAGHSGAVMAGALLVLGRIPGVERPAIATLLPTIEGGGRCLLLDAGANVECRPVHFAQWAVLGAAYVRSRLGIERPRVAVLSNGEEPSKGTPLTREACALLRTSDLDFVGYVEGKDLFSGDVEVVVTDGFTGNVVLKASEGVAAAVTGLLRSAIERRGGLPEKLGALLLQPTFAGLKKMMDYAEYGGAPLLGIQGVGIVAHGRSSPRAVQQALEAALQTAQAGLSAELTRCIAEAAAWLPARQRGKGATEEALSD; this is encoded by the coding sequence ATGAGGCTCGTCCTGGATGCCATGGGAGGTGACCATGCCCCCGAGGCGCCCGTACAGGGTGCCCTCCTGTTCGCGCGCGAGCACCCGGAGCACGAGGTGGTGCTCGTGGGGGACCTGTCGCGCCTGCGCGAGCCCCTGGCCCGTGCCGGCGGACCCCCCGCCAACGTGCGCCTCCACCCCGCCTCGGAGGTGGTGGAGATGGAGGATCACGCCCTCTCGGCCATCCGCCGCAAGAAGGACTCCTCCCTCCGGGTGGGCTTCGAGCTCGTCCGCCGGGGCGAGGCCGACGCGCTGGTGTCCGCGGGGCACTCGGGGGCGGTGATGGCGGGGGCGCTGCTGGTGCTGGGCCGCATCCCCGGGGTGGAGCGCCCGGCCATCGCCACCCTGCTGCCCACCATTGAAGGAGGCGGCCGCTGTCTGCTGCTGGACGCCGGGGCCAACGTGGAGTGCCGGCCCGTCCACTTCGCCCAGTGGGCGGTGCTGGGGGCCGCCTACGTGCGTTCCCGCCTGGGCATCGAACGCCCGCGCGTGGCGGTGCTCTCCAATGGTGAGGAGCCCTCCAAGGGCACGCCCCTCACCCGCGAGGCCTGCGCGCTGCTGCGCACCTCGGATCTGGACTTCGTCGGCTATGTGGAGGGGAAGGATCTCTTCTCCGGGGATGTGGAGGTGGTCGTCACCGACGGCTTCACCGGCAACGTGGTCCTCAAGGCGTCCGAGGGCGTGGCGGCGGCCGTGACGGGGCTCCTGCGCTCGGCCATCGAGCGCCGGGGGGGACTGCCGGAGAAGCTGGGCGCGCTGCTACTCCAGCCCACCTTCGCCGGCCTGAAGAAGATGATGGACTACGCTGAGTATGGGGGCGCGCCGCTGCTCGGCATCCAGGGGGTGGGCATCGTGGCCCATGGCCGCAGCTCGCCCCGAGCGGTGCAGCAGGCCCTGGAGGCCGCCCTTCAGACGGCCCAGGCGGGATTGAGCGCCGAATTGACGCGATGCATCGCGGAAGCCGCCGCCTGGCTCCCTGCCCGACAGAGGGGAAAGGGGGCGACAGAAGAGGCTCTTTCCGATTAG
- the acpP gene encoding acyl carrier protein — protein MSTSAIEAKVKSIIADQLGVGEEEIKPESSFIEDLGADSLDIVELVMAMEEEFEVEIPDEEAENIKSVGDAINYINTHKK, from the coding sequence ATGTCGACTTCTGCTATCGAGGCCAAGGTCAAGTCCATCATCGCGGACCAGCTGGGCGTGGGCGAGGAGGAGATCAAGCCGGAGTCCTCGTTCATCGAGGATCTGGGCGCGGACAGCCTCGACATCGTGGAGCTGGTGATGGCGATGGAGGAGGAGTTCGAGGTCGAGATCCCCGACGAGGAGGCCGAGAACATCAAGTCCGTCGGCGACGCCATCAACTACATCAACACGCACAAGAAGTAG